Proteins from a single region of Fusobacterium gonidiaformans ATCC 25563:
- a CDS encoding Hsp33 family molecular chaperone HslO has product MGRVIRGLSKNARFVAVDTTDIVQEAMEIHHCNLLAADSFGRLLTVASLMGNSLKGEDILTLRTDTNGQIKNILVTADSNGNVKGYLSNNTPDVSDTPLLGEGMLKVIKDFGLKDPYIGFCQMSSHGLAYDLSGYFYTSEQIPTVIAFTVLFRDEHTVEKAGGYMMQLLPNAEESFLEALEQKVGAIRSIDELFHGGMDLEDIIALLYDDMNSEEKRVVEEYEILEEKEIQYHCNCDRDKFYRALITLGKEEIDKILQEDGKLEAECHFCGKHYEFREEDFKHEEN; this is encoded by the coding sequence ATGGGAAGAGTAATACGAGGATTGAGTAAAAATGCAAGATTTGTTGCAGTAGATACAACAGATATTGTACAAGAGGCTATGGAGATTCATCATTGCAATCTCTTAGCAGCGGATAGTTTTGGGAGATTATTGACGGTCGCTTCTTTGATGGGAAATTCTTTGAAAGGGGAAGATATTTTAACCTTAAGAACAGATACGAACGGACAAATTAAAAATATTTTAGTCACCGCCGATTCCAATGGAAATGTGAAAGGATATTTGTCAAATAATACTCCCGATGTGAGCGATACTCCTTTATTGGGAGAGGGAATGTTAAAAGTCATTAAAGATTTTGGCTTGAAGGATCCTTACATCGGATTTTGTCAAATGAGTTCCCATGGATTGGCCTATGATTTATCCGGATATTTTTATACTTCGGAGCAAATTCCAACGGTCATTGCTTTCACCGTTTTATTTCGAGATGAGCACACCGTAGAAAAAGCCGGCGGATATATGATGCAATTGTTACCGAATGCAGAAGAAAGTTTTTTAGAAGCTTTGGAACAGAAGGTAGGAGCTATTCGTAGCATTGATGAATTATTTCATGGTGGAATGGATTTAGAAGATATCATAGCTCTTTTATACGATGATATGAATTCTGAGGAAAAAAGAGTAGTCGAAGAGTATGAAATTTTGGAAGAAAAAGAAATACAATATCATTGTAACTGTGATCGAGATAAATTTTATCGAGCTTTGATTACCTTAGGAAAAGAAGAAATTGATAAAATTTTACAAGAAGATGGAAAACTGGAAGCGGAATGTCATTTTTGTGGAAAACACTATGAATTTAGAGAGGAAGATTTTAAACATGAAGAGAATTGA
- a CDS encoding alpha/beta fold hydrolase, which produces MTIEKFEIYSEKKKLHGRKYLANVEKRKKKTILMCHGFAGIQDLFFPAYAEKFVEEGFDVITFDYNGFGESEGTTEIVPNHQIQDILNIILYIKRDEILQENKLFLWGTSLGGLYVLKVATLSKEIAGLYAQITFANGLRNNTLGLDEEGVQKYINQIENIKYKEIKDNKVLLLPLKRLLSDEQSKAFLEDYKDIFPELMATKLSLSTIKQINELCIDNDLAMIQVPVLLGKAMQDKVNSPMEMNFIYEHLQSDKKLLELDCGHYEIYVGEAFEKAIQEQISWFEKI; this is translated from the coding sequence ATGACAATAGAGAAATTTGAAATCTATTCAGAAAAAAAGAAACTACACGGAAGAAAATATTTAGCAAATGTAGAAAAGAGAAAAAAGAAAACTATCTTAATGTGCCATGGTTTTGCCGGAATTCAAGACTTATTTTTTCCAGCTTATGCTGAAAAATTTGTGGAAGAAGGTTTTGATGTCATTACTTTTGATTATAATGGTTTTGGAGAAAGCGAAGGAACAACAGAGATTGTTCCAAATCATCAAATACAAGATATATTAAATATCATTCTATATATAAAAAGAGACGAAATACTCCAAGAAAATAAGTTATTCCTTTGGGGAACTTCCCTAGGTGGACTTTATGTTCTAAAAGTAGCAACTCTTAGCAAAGAAATTGCAGGACTTTATGCACAGATTACCTTTGCAAATGGTCTAAGAAACAATACTCTTGGCTTAGATGAAGAAGGAGTCCAAAAATATATCAACCAAATTGAAAATATCAAATACAAGGAAATTAAAGACAATAAAGTATTATTACTTCCTTTAAAAAGATTGCTATCCGATGAGCAAAGCAAGGCATTTTTGGAAGACTATAAAGATATTTTTCCGGAACTGATGGCAACGAAATTATCCTTGTCTACCATTAAACAAATCAACGAACTTTGTATTGATAACGACTTAGCAATGATTCAAGTCCCTGTATTACTTGGAAAAGCAATGCAAGATAAGGTAAATTCTCCTATGGAAATGAACTTTATCTATGAGCATTTACAATCGGATAAAAAATTATTGGAACTTGATTGTGGACATTATGAAATTTATGTAGGAGAGGCTTTTGAAAAAGCCATCCAAGAACAAATTTCATGGTTTGAGAAAATATAA
- a CDS encoding TatD family hydrolase, whose translation MKRIDSHVHLNDERFDVDREEVLQRIQEEMDFVVNIGYDLESSQISLDYARKYPFIYATVGLHPAEEEEYTEELEKIFERMAKEEKVLAIGEIGLDYHWMVKSKEEQQEIFRKQLALAERLGKPVVIHTREAMEDTVKILKEFPTIKGILHCYPGSVETAKQMIDRFYLGIGGVLTFKNAKKLVEVVKEIPLEHLILETDCPYMAPTPYRGQRNEPIYTKEVAMKIAELKGISYEEVVEVTNQNTRKAYGML comes from the coding sequence ATGAAGAGAATTGATTCCCATGTTCATTTAAATGATGAACGTTTTGATGTAGATAGAGAAGAAGTTTTGCAAAGAATTCAAGAAGAAATGGATTTTGTGGTAAATATTGGTTATGATTTGGAAAGTAGTCAAATTTCTTTGGATTATGCTAGAAAATATCCTTTTATCTATGCAACGGTTGGGTTACATCCTGCAGAAGAAGAGGAGTATACAGAAGAATTAGAGAAGATATTCGAAAGAATGGCAAAAGAAGAGAAAGTTTTAGCAATTGGAGAAATTGGTTTGGACTATCATTGGATGGTCAAAAGCAAAGAAGAGCAACAAGAGATTTTTCGAAAACAATTAGCTTTAGCAGAGAGACTTGGGAAACCTGTGGTCATTCATACACGAGAAGCCATGGAAGATACTGTGAAGATTTTAAAAGAATTTCCAACCATAAAAGGAATTTTACACTGTTATCCGGGCTCTGTGGAGACAGCAAAACAAATGATAGATAGGTTCTATTTAGGAATTGGAGGGGTCTTAACTTTTAAAAATGCAAAAAAATTAGTGGAAGTGGTAAAAGAAATTCCTTTAGAACATTTAATTTTAGAAACGGATTGTCCTTATATGGCTCCGACTCCTTATCGGGGGCAAAGAAATGAGCCGATTTATACGAAGGAAGTGGCTATGAAGATAGCGGAGCTTAAAGGAATTTCTTATGAAGAAGTAGTGGAAGTGACTAATCAAAATACCAGAAAGGCTTATGGAATGTTATGA
- the htpG gene encoding molecular chaperone HtpG: MRKEEKIFQAETKELLHLMIHSIYTNQEIFLRELISNASDALDKFKFQSLTDDSLERGDALEIHLSMDKEKREISIEDNGIGMTYEEVNENIGTIAKSGSKAFREKLEAAQKSEVDIIGQFGVGFYSAFIVADEVTLETKSPYGETGVKWSSKGDGAYEVEEIEKENRGSKITLHVKEGEEFDQFLEEWKIKELVKKYSDYIRYQIKMGEDTLNSSQPIWKKAKSEVKEEEYKEFYKSNFHDWQDPLLHFPLKVQGNVEYSALLYIPQKAPFDFYTKNFKRGLQLYTKNVFIMDKCEELIPEYFSFVSGLVDCDSLSLNISREILQQNKELEVISKNLEKKIITELKKLWKNDRETYVKMWEEFGKNIKFGVQDMFGMNKEKLQDLLIFQSTLEDKYVSLKEYVDRMGEAKEILYVAGDDLTTMKSLPKMEALKEQGKEVLLFTDKIDEFTIRVLQEYEGKKFKSISDSDFVLEGSEEKQEEAKKAAEEHKDLLAEVKDILGDKITEVNFSANIGNVASSLLSKGAISLEMEKVLSEMPGNEKVKAEKVLALNPEHPLIQRLQEEKNEEDKKNLVSVLYNQARLLEGFAVENPAEFIKSMNALLK; this comes from the coding sequence ATGAGAAAAGAGGAAAAAATATTTCAAGCAGAAACAAAAGAATTGTTACATTTAATGATTCATTCTATTTACACAAATCAAGAAATTTTCTTAAGAGAATTGATTTCCAATGCGAGTGATGCTTTGGATAAATTTAAATTTCAATCTTTGACAGATGACAGTTTAGAACGGGGAGATGCTTTGGAAATTCATCTTTCTATGGATAAAGAGAAACGAGAAATTAGCATTGAAGACAATGGAATTGGTATGACTTATGAAGAAGTTAATGAAAATATAGGAACGATTGCAAAATCCGGTTCAAAGGCTTTTCGAGAAAAATTGGAAGCAGCTCAAAAGAGTGAAGTGGATATCATAGGACAATTTGGGGTAGGATTCTACTCTGCGTTTATTGTAGCGGATGAAGTTACTTTGGAAACAAAATCCCCTTATGGAGAAACAGGAGTAAAATGGAGTTCTAAGGGAGATGGTGCCTATGAAGTGGAAGAAATTGAAAAGGAAAACCGAGGAAGCAAAATTACTTTACATGTAAAAGAGGGAGAAGAATTCGACCAATTTTTAGAAGAATGGAAAATCAAAGAATTGGTAAAAAAATATTCTGACTATATTCGATATCAAATTAAAATGGGAGAAGACACTTTAAATTCAAGTCAACCGATTTGGAAGAAGGCAAAGTCAGAAGTAAAAGAGGAAGAATACAAAGAGTTCTATAAATCCAACTTCCATGATTGGCAAGACCCTTTATTACACTTTCCACTAAAAGTGCAAGGAAATGTGGAATACAGTGCTTTATTGTATATCCCTCAAAAAGCTCCTTTTGATTTCTATACCAAGAATTTTAAACGAGGGTTACAACTATATACCAAAAATGTCTTCATTATGGATAAGTGTGAAGAATTGATTCCGGAATATTTTAGTTTTGTATCCGGTTTAGTGGATTGTGATTCTTTATCTTTAAATATATCAAGAGAAATTTTGCAACAAAACAAAGAATTAGAAGTGATTTCTAAGAATTTAGAAAAGAAAATTATTACAGAATTGAAAAAATTGTGGAAGAATGATAGAGAAACCTATGTAAAAATGTGGGAAGAATTCGGAAAGAACATCAAATTTGGAGTGCAAGATATGTTCGGAATGAACAAGGAAAAATTGCAAGACTTATTGATTTTCCAATCCACTTTGGAAGACAAGTATGTTAGTCTAAAAGAATATGTGGATAGAATGGGAGAAGCAAAAGAAATTCTATACGTTGCCGGAGATGACTTAACTACTATGAAATCCCTTCCAAAAATGGAAGCTTTGAAGGAACAAGGAAAAGAAGTGCTATTATTTACAGATAAGATTGACGAGTTTACGATTCGAGTCTTACAAGAATATGAAGGAAAGAAATTTAAATCTATTAGCGATTCTGACTTTGTGTTAGAAGGAAGTGAAGAAAAACAGGAAGAAGCGAAAAAAGCGGCGGAAGAACATAAAGATTTACTAGCAGAAGTAAAGGATATTTTAGGAGATAAAATTACGGAGGTAAACTTTAGTGCCAATATTGGAAATGTAGCCTCTTCTTTGCTTTCTAAGGGAGCCATCAGTTTAGAAATGGAAAAAGTTTTATCGGAAATGCCGGGAAATGAAAAGGTAAAGGCAGAAAAAGTTTTGGCTTTGAATCCGGAACATCCATTGATTCAAAGATTGCAAGAAGAAAAAAATGAAGAAGATAAAAAGAATTTAGTGTCTGTGCTATACAACCAAGCAAGATTATTAGAAGGGTTTGCTGTGGAAAATCCAGCGGAATTTATTAAGAGTATGAATGCTTTGTTGAAATAG
- the prfB gene encoding peptide chain release factor 2 (programmed frameshift) codes for MDILECKREYADLREQLEDIRRSLDLEKRQEKIANLEAQTMEEGFWNDKRSSSAVIKTMNEEKALLASFQSLVEEMEEEEVLIEFVEAGDEMSQIELEEKHKQLLKDMESFSTSLLLDGEYDGNNAIVTIHSGAGGTEACDWADMLYRMYTRWCNDKKYKVEEMDFMPGDSVGIKSITFLVSGYHAYGYLKCEKGIHRLVRISPFDANKKRHTSFASVEVVPEVDESVEVEIEASDIRIDTYRASGAGGQHVNMTDSAVRITHFPTGIVVTCQKERSQLSNRETAMKMLKSKLLEIELKKKEEEMKKIQGEQSEIGWGSQIRSYVFQPYTMVKDHRTGVEIGNIKAVMDGDLDDFMNGYLRWNKKK; via the exons ATGGATATTTTAGAATGTAAAAGAGAATATGCGGATTTGCGAGAACAATTAGAAGACATCAGGAGGTCTCTT GACTTAGAAAAAAGACAGGAGAAAATTGCAAATTTAGAAGCTCAAACAATGGAGGAAGGTTTTTGGAATGATAAGAGAAGCTCTTCTGCTGTCATCAAAACGATGAATGAAGAAAAAGCTCTGCTTGCGTCTTTTCAATCTTTAGTAGAAGAAATGGAAGAAGAAGAAGTTTTGATTGAGTTTGTAGAAGCCGGAGACGAGATGTCTCAAATAGAGTTGGAAGAAAAACATAAGCAGTTGTTAAAAGACATGGAAAGTTTTTCTACGAGTCTGTTATTAGATGGGGAATACGATGGGAATAATGCCATTGTAACCATTCATTCGGGAGCAGGGGGAACGGAAGCTTGCGATTGGGCAGATATGCTATATCGTATGTACACGAGATGGTGCAATGATAAAAAATATAAGGTAGAAGAAATGGATTTTATGCCAGGAGATTCTGTTGGAATTAAATCCATTACATTTTTAGTATCGGGTTATCATGCTTATGGTTATTTGAAATGTGAAAAAGGAATTCATCGTTTGGTACGGATTTCTCCTTTTGATGCGAATAAAAAACGACATACTTCCTTTGCTTCTGTGGAAGTCGTTCCGGAAGTAGATGAAAGCGTGGAAGTGGAAATAGAAGCTTCTGATATTCGGATTGATACTTATAGAGCGAGTGGAGCAGGAGGGCAACATGTCAATATGACAGATTCGGCTGTTCGGATTACTCATTTTCCAACAGGGATTGTTGTGACTTGTCAAAAAGAACGGTCTCAGTTAAGTAACCGAGAGACTGCGATGAAGATGTTAAAATCTAAACTCTTAGAAATAGAGTTGAAGAAAAAAGAAGAAGAAATGAAAAAAATTCAAGGAGAGCAAAGTGAAATAGGTTGGGGAAGCCAAATTCGTTCCTATGTGTTCCAACCCTATACTATGGTAAAAGATCATAGAACAGGAGTGGAAATCGGAAATATCAAAGCTGTTATGGACGGTGACTTGGATGATTTTATGAATGGCTACCTACGTTGGAATAAGAAAAAATAG
- a CDS encoding M18 family aminopeptidase — MKKEISFAKDLMEFLDKSPCAFFAVEEMKARLQAKGYEELQEQDAWDLKKNGKYYVTKNNSAILAFQIGSGEIEKEGFHIIGSHSDSPCFRVKHNPEMSVEGKYLKLNTEVYGGPILSTWFDRALSLAGRVTVKGKDAFHPKSLFVNIQEDFMTIPNLCIHMNRGVNDGTSWNAQKDTLPFLATLEKGMEVEGALQRKIADLLAVKIEDILGMDLFVYDREKAKIIGMKQEFVQSGRIDNLGMAHASLEALLTSKKSKACNVILVSDNEEVGSMTKQGANSPFLKNTLRRIVLSLGKGEEEFMRALANSFLISSDQAHALHPNYTEKQDLTNRPVLNGGVAIKIAANQAYTSDAHSIAVFTGICQKAKQKYQFFHNRSDMKGGSTIGPITTTQLDIPSVDIGNPILSMHSVRELLGIQDHYSLYQIFQEFYK; from the coding sequence ATGAAAAAAGAAATCAGTTTTGCAAAAGATTTAATGGAATTTTTAGATAAGAGTCCTTGTGCTTTTTTTGCTGTGGAAGAAATGAAAGCGAGATTACAGGCAAAAGGTTATGAAGAACTTCAAGAACAGGATGCTTGGGATTTAAAAAAGAATGGGAAGTATTATGTGACAAAGAATAATAGTGCTATTTTAGCTTTTCAAATAGGAAGTGGAGAGATAGAAAAAGAAGGTTTCCACATCATAGGTTCTCATTCAGATAGTCCTTGTTTTCGAGTGAAACATAATCCGGAAATGTCTGTGGAAGGGAAATATTTAAAACTAAATACAGAAGTGTATGGAGGACCGATTTTATCGACTTGGTTCGATAGAGCTTTGTCTTTGGCAGGGCGAGTAACAGTAAAAGGGAAGGATGCTTTTCATCCGAAATCTCTATTTGTTAATATTCAAGAAGATTTTATGACTATTCCTAACTTATGTATTCACATGAATCGTGGAGTGAATGATGGAACTTCTTGGAATGCTCAAAAAGATACTTTACCATTTTTAGCAACCTTAGAAAAGGGAATGGAAGTAGAGGGAGCTTTACAAAGAAAAATTGCAGACTTGTTAGCTGTGAAAATAGAAGATATTCTAGGAATGGATTTGTTTGTTTATGATAGAGAAAAGGCAAAAATTATTGGAATGAAACAGGAGTTTGTACAATCAGGAAGAATCGACAATCTAGGAATGGCTCATGCCAGTCTGGAAGCTTTATTAACGAGTAAAAAATCAAAAGCATGTAATGTCATTTTAGTATCTGATAATGAAGAAGTGGGAAGTATGACAAAGCAAGGGGCAAATAGTCCTTTCTTAAAGAACACCTTACGAAGAATTGTACTAAGTTTAGGAAAAGGAGAAGAAGAATTTATGAGAGCCTTGGCAAACTCTTTCTTGATTTCTTCCGATCAAGCTCATGCCCTACATCCTAATTATACAGAAAAGCAAGATTTGACCAATAGACCTGTATTGAATGGAGGGGTAGCAATTAAAATTGCAGCCAATCAAGCTTACACTTCAGATGCTCATAGTATTGCAGTTTTTACAGGAATTTGTCAAAAGGCAAAGCAGAAATATCAATTTTTCCATAATCGTTCCGATATGAAAGGTGGAAGTACCATAGGACCGATTACAACAACTCAACTTGATATTCCTTCTGTCGATATTGGGAATCCGATTCTTTCGATGCATTCTGTAAGAGAACTGCTAGGAATCCAAGACCATTATTCTTTATATCAAATTTTCCAAGAGTTTTATAAGTAA
- a CDS encoding ComEA family DNA-binding protein: MKYRKEIGVFFLCFSFFFLTKYSFAEKEVKIIMSQGNMKENQKGKVDINIANKGEFLAAGIASRYTDGILEYRNAVGAFEHLEELKNIKGIGEATYHKLSKRLEIGTKKNRNPLFINRADKKILSYYGFSKKEIKAIEKYREKEGRISNNIILKKIITKKQYEKYKDLFRYSK, from the coding sequence ATGAAGTATAGAAAAGAGATAGGAGTATTTTTTCTTTGTTTTTCTTTCTTCTTTTTGACAAAATATAGTTTTGCGGAAAAAGAAGTCAAAATAATCATGAGTCAAGGAAATATGAAGGAAAATCAAAAAGGAAAAGTAGATATTAACATAGCGAATAAGGGAGAATTTTTAGCAGCAGGAATTGCTAGCCGTTATACGGATGGAATTTTAGAATATCGAAATGCAGTAGGTGCTTTTGAACATTTGGAAGAACTGAAAAATATTAAGGGAATTGGAGAGGCAACTTACCATAAATTATCGAAGAGATTGGAAATAGGAACAAAGAAAAACAGAAATCCTCTGTTTATCAATCGGGCTGATAAAAAAATATTAAGCTATTATGGTTTCTCGAAAAAAGAAATCAAAGCGATAGAAAAATATCGAGAAAAAGAGGGAAGAATTTCCAATAATATTATACTGAAAAAAATAATTACAAAAAAACAATATGAGAAATATAAAGATTTATTTCGTTATAGCAAATAG
- the gltX gene encoding glutamate--tRNA ligase: MEKKIRTRIAPSPTGDPHVGTAYIALFNLAFANHNGGDFILRIEDTDQNRYTEGSEQMIFDALHWLGLDYAEGPDVGGDYGSYRQSERFDLYVKYAKELVEKGGAYYCFCTSDRLDNLRERQKAMGKAPGYDGHCRSLTKEEIEAKLAAGEPYVIRLKMPYEGETVIHDRLRGDIVFENNKIDDQVLLKADGFPTYHLANVVDDHLMGITHVIRAEEWIPSTPKHIQLYKAFGWEAPEFIHMPLLRNSDRTKISKRKNPVSLIWYKEEGYIKEGIINFLGLMGYSYGENQEIFSLQEFIDNFNIDKVSLGGPVFDLVKLGWVNNHQMRLKDLEELTKLAVPFFEREGYIANFETYKKIVAIQRESAQTLKQLAQESKTFFEDEYELPVVTEDMNKKERKSVEKLHASLEDEVGKKSIALFLEKLNAWKQEQFTAEEAKDLLHSLLDELQEGPGKVFMPLRAVMTGQARGADLYNVLYVIGKERAIKRIHTMLDKKGIQL, from the coding sequence ATGGAAAAGAAAATTAGAACAAGAATTGCTCCTTCTCCTACAGGAGATCCACATGTAGGAACTGCATATATTGCTTTGTTTAATTTGGCATTTGCGAATCATAATGGTGGAGATTTTATTTTAAGAATCGAGGACACCGATCAAAATAGATATACAGAAGGATCAGAACAAATGATCTTTGATGCGTTGCATTGGTTAGGTTTGGATTATGCAGAAGGTCCGGATGTAGGTGGGGATTATGGTTCTTATCGACAATCAGAACGTTTTGATTTATATGTAAAATATGCAAAAGAATTAGTAGAAAAAGGTGGAGCTTACTATTGTTTCTGTACTTCAGATCGTTTAGATAATTTACGAGAAAGACAAAAAGCGATGGGAAAAGCTCCAGGATATGATGGTCACTGTCGTTCTTTGACAAAGGAAGAAATTGAAGCGAAATTAGCAGCAGGAGAACCTTATGTGATTCGTTTGAAGATGCCTTATGAAGGGGAAACAGTGATTCATGATAGACTTCGAGGAGATATTGTTTTTGAAAATAACAAAATTGATGACCAAGTATTGTTGAAAGCAGATGGCTTCCCAACTTACCATTTGGCAAATGTGGTGGATGATCATTTGATGGGAATTACTCATGTCATTCGAGCAGAAGAATGGATTCCATCGACTCCAAAGCATATTCAATTATACAAAGCTTTTGGATGGGAAGCTCCGGAATTTATTCATATGCCATTACTTCGAAATAGTGATAGAACAAAAATTTCCAAGAGAAAAAATCCGGTTTCTTTGATTTGGTACAAAGAAGAAGGATATATCAAAGAAGGAATTATTAACTTCTTAGGGTTAATGGGATACTCTTATGGAGAAAATCAAGAAATCTTCTCCTTACAAGAATTTATTGATAACTTTAATATTGATAAAGTGTCTTTGGGAGGACCTGTTTTTGACTTGGTAAAATTAGGTTGGGTAAACAATCATCAAATGCGTTTAAAAGATTTAGAAGAATTGACAAAATTAGCAGTACCTTTCTTTGAAAGAGAAGGATACATAGCAAACTTTGAAACTTATAAAAAAATTGTAGCAATTCAAAGAGAAAGTGCTCAAACATTAAAGCAATTAGCACAAGAGTCAAAAACCTTCTTTGAAGACGAATACGAATTACCGGTAGTGACAGAAGATATGAACAAGAAAGAAAGAAAATCAGTAGAAAAATTACATGCTTCTTTAGAAGATGAAGTAGGAAAGAAATCAATTGCTCTTTTCTTAGAAAAATTGAATGCTTGGAAACAAGAACAATTTACTGCGGAGGAAGCAAAGGATTTATTACATTCTTTATTGGATGAGTTGCAAGAAGGACCAGGAAAAGTATTTATGCCACTTCGAGCTGTGATGACAGGACAAGCGAGAGGAGCAGATCTTTATAACGTGTTATATGTTATCGGAAAAGAAAGAGCAATCAAGAGAATTCATACCATGTTAGATAAAAAAGGAATTCAATTATAG
- a CDS encoding Fic family protein has product MYSGGIPIFEEGDIFRTRIPLSEVITQTMGPTIHDTIHDKLESVLEFCKAPKSREEIQSFLKLKNRSHTMKFYIQPLLEGGKLRMTFPEKPKSKYQKYIKK; this is encoded by the coding sequence TTGTATTCAGGAGGTATTCCTATCTTTGAAGAAGGAGATATCTTTCGTACTAGAATTCCATTATCTGAGGTAATAACACAAACGATGGGACCTACCATACATGATACCATACATGATAAATTGGAATCTGTGTTGGAATTTTGTAAGGCTCCAAAAAGCAGAGAAGAAATTCAAAGTTTTTTGAAACTAAAAAATCGTTCTCATACTATGAAATTTTATATCCAACCTTTATTAGAAGGAGGAAAGTTAAGAATGACTTTTCCTGAGAAACCGAAAAGCAAATATCAAAAATATATAAAGAAATAA
- a CDS encoding (2Fe-2S) ferredoxin domain-containing protein: MEKKKVIVCRGMTCGKKNQKMWEALSKREDIILEEVRCFGQCKKGPNVKIDGQIYHFMDLEKVEWFLNK; the protein is encoded by the coding sequence ATGGAAAAAAAGAAAGTGATTGTATGTCGAGGAATGACCTGTGGGAAAAAAAATCAAAAGATGTGGGAGGCCTTATCGAAAAGAGAGGACATTATTTTGGAAGAAGTAAGATGCTTCGGACAATGTAAGAAAGGACCGAATGTAAAAATAGATGGGCAAATATATCATTTTATGGATTTAGAAAAAGTAGAATGGTTTTTAAATAAATAA
- the acpS gene encoding holo-ACP synthase — MIRGIGTDIIEISRIEKAMKKIQFLQKVFTEKEQEEQKARGEKMESYAAIFSAKEAIVKAMGTGFRGISFTDIEILHDDLGKPLVYLYGIAQNNWHISLSHCKEYAVATAIWEE, encoded by the coding sequence ATGATTCGAGGGATTGGAACAGATATTATTGAAATTTCCAGAATAGAAAAAGCAATGAAAAAGATACAGTTTCTTCAAAAAGTATTTACTGAAAAAGAGCAGGAAGAACAAAAAGCTCGTGGAGAAAAAATGGAAAGCTACGCAGCTATATTTTCAGCTAAAGAAGCAATTGTCAAAGCAATGGGAACAGGATTTCGAGGAATTTCCTTTACAGATATTGAGATATTACATGATGATTTGGGAAAACCTTTGGTATATTTATATGGGATAGCACAAAATAATTGGCATATCTCTTTATCTCATTGTAAAGAATATGCAGTAGCTACTGCGATTTGGGAAGAGTGA